The Acidobacteriota bacterium genomic interval AGGCCAAGGAAGTCATCCACGAGCAGGTGGGGCGCTTCAATTGCTTCTTCGTCACGGAACGATGGCTGGGCGGTATGCTGACCAACTTCAACACCATCAAGCAGTCGATTAAAAAGCTAAAAGATATCGAGCGGATGCAGGAAGACGGCACGGTGGAGAAGTTCACCAAGAAGGAGCGCAACCGGTTTGAAAACCAGGCCGGCAAGCTCCGGAAGATACTCGGCGGTATCAAGGAGATGAACTATCTGCCCGGCCTGATGATTGTCGTCGACGCGCGAAAGGAGCAGATTGCCGTTGCTGAGGCCTCCAAGCTGGGCATTCCCATAATAGGCATCATCGACACCAACGCCGATCCCGATCCTATCGATTTTCCGATCGCGGCCAACGACGACGCTATCAAGTCGATCCGTGTGATTCTCAGGGACCTTGTTGACTCCGCTCTCGGAGCCGCAGGCGGTCTGGGTGAGGAGATGGTTCAGAAGGCCGTGGCGGGCGGCGGGACGGCACCGACGAACGCGCCCGCAGCCCCCAGGCGGCAGACGGACAACGAAGTGTAAGAAGGTCTTTGGAAGATGGAAATTACAGCAAAGATGGTCAAGGAGCTCCGCGACAAGACCGGGGCCGGCATGATGGACTGCAAGAAAGCGCTGGGCGAAGCTGAGGGCGACTCTGAGAAGGCGATTGCCGTCCTGCGCGAGAAGGGCATGGCCAGGGCCTCCACGAAACAGGGGCGGGCCACGAGCGAAGGCGTGATTGCGTCGTACATCCACCCCGGCGACAAGCTGGGTGTTATGGTGGAAATCAACTGCGAGACGGACTTTGTTGCCCGAACCGATCAGTTCAGACATTTTGCGCGCGATATCGCTATGCATATAGCAGCGGCTTCCCCTCTCTGCGTCAGGCGCGAAGACCTGGATCCTGAAACGGTGGAAAGAGAAAAAGAGATTTACCGTCACCAGGCCGAAGGTGAGGGCAAACCCGCCAAGGTGCTTGACAAGATTGTCTCCGGACGGCTGGACAAGTTCTACACCGAGGTCGTTCTGCTGGACCAGCCCTACGTAAAGGATAACGATAAGACGGTGGGCGGCCTGGTGCAGGAGACGGTGGGGTCGCTTGGCGAGAACATCGTGGTCAAACGATTCAGCCGTTTTCGGCTCGGCGAATAACATGGAATCCGACAGTAGCAGCGCCAAGTATAAACGAGTCCTGATAAAAATCTCCGGCGAAGCCCTCATGGGTCAGCGCCAGTTCGGGATTGATTCTCCGACTGTCGAAACCATTTGTCATCAAATCAAGGAAATCAGAGATCTCAAGATCGAAACCGGCGTCGTCGTCGGTGGCGGCAATATCTTTCGCGGCCTGAACGCCTCCGAGCGGGGCATGGATCGCGTCACCGCCGACAGCATGGGCATGCTTGCGACGGTCATGAATTCGCTGGCCATGATGGACACGCTGGAGAAAATGGGCATTTTCACCCGCGTGATGTCGGCGGTGCAGATGGAGTCTTTTGCCGAGCCGTACATACGTCGCCGCGCCATTCGTCACATGGAAAAGGGCAGGCTCGTCATTCTGGCGGCCGGCACCGGCAATCCGTATTTCTCGACCGACACCGCTGCCTCCCTGCGAGCCATGGAGGTTAGTGCCGATCTGATGATCAAGGCGACCAACGTCGACGGTGTCTATTCGGCTGACCCGAAAAAGGTCGAGGATGCCCGCTTCTTTCCCCGACTCACCTACATGGATCTGGTGTCCAAGGACCTGCGCGTCATGGATCTGACCGCCGTATCGCTTCTGAAAGACCACAGAATACCCGTACGGGTAGTCAACATAAACATTCCCAGTGTCCTTGCACGCGTTGTTAAGGGCGAGGACGTAGGGACACTCATCTGTTGAGAGTCACATCGGACGGATATGGCTGAGGAGGCTCGGCGATGCTGGAAAAGATCTACGAGGAAACGAGAACGCGGATGACGAAGACGGTCGAGGCCGTGGCACGGGAGCTGGGGACGGTGCGCACCGGCAAGGCTTCACCGCACCTGCTTGATTCGGTCAAGGTGGAAGCCTACGGATCGACCCTGCCGCTGATGCAGCTGGCGACCATCTCGGCCCCTGAACCCAGGTTGCTCGTGGTGCAGGCGTTTGATAAGTCGACGGTCGGCGAGATCGTCAAGGGTATTCAGAAGGCGGATCTCGGCCTCAATCCGGCCGCCGAGGGGAATGCGATCCGGCTGGTCGTCCCGGCCCTCAACGAAGAGCGACGCATGGAACTCGCAAAGCACTGCAAGCATATTGCCGAAGAGGGCCGTGTAGCCATCCGCAATATCCGCCGGGACATCAACGACCGGGTCAAGAATGCGCAGAAAGAAAAACAGATCTCTGAAGATCAGGCAGCGGACGGTCACGATGAGGTCCAGAAGCTCACCAACGACTTCATTGAACAGATCGATCAGCTTCTGACCAGAAAGGAAAAGGAAGTGATGGAGGTGTAGACCTCCGTTACCCTGAAAACCGACTGCGGCCCGGACCGGACGGTCCGGGCTTTTCTGTTTACGCGCCCTGGTCAGGTAGCCGTGGCGGCATCGGGAACCGGCGCCGCCGGATCGTTCAGCCGGGATAGCTGCCGTTCAAATACTGCTTCAGATACCGGTTTTCCGTCTTGATGTCATCCATCTGTGTCTTGGCCACGTCTCCAATCGATACCAGGCCCACGAGACGATCTCGTTCCACGATGGGGATGTGCCTGATCCGGTTGTTGGTCATGATGCCGGCGATATAGCCGATTTCGTCGTCCGGCACGCCGACAATCAAGTCGGTGGTCATCAGTTCCCCGACGCTGGCGCCCTGAAAGCTCCCCGGGTCCTTGTAAGCTCTTTTGAAAATATCCTTGTCACTGATGATGCCCCGCAGTCGGCCCGAATCGTCCACCACGGGCAAGCAGCCGACCCTGTTATTAAGGAGCAGTTCCATGGCCTGGCGGACAGAGGTCTCGGGCGGGGTCGTGACTACTTCACGCGTCTTGGTCCTGAGAATGTCCTTGACTTGCATGCAGTCCCTCGCTGGTTTGGGTGTTGTCCGTCCCGAGCGGAGAAGTCCGGTGGTCAAAAATCCCTTGAGTTAGCCCGGTCGGGTTTCTATTTTAGCTTTACGAGAATAACAGAACCGGTTTTCTCCTATATTATACGACTTCGGTTCCTTGTATGTCAATGAGAAGTTACAGGGTAACGACCTGCTTGCTCCTTCTGGTGTTTGCCACGGCGCTCACGCTTGCCCGGCCGGCCGTGGATACCGATCCGGTGATTCAGTATTACTGGGACAAGGTCCGTGACGTTTATGTCTCGCAGGATCCGGTTTCGGCCGGAATCCGCTATCGCCTGGTTGCTACCACGTATTTCAAGCATATCGACTCCAAGGGCCGTGTGGAGAAAATCGATTCAGCCACCGTGGAGTACTTCTGCCGGGAGGGGCAGGTCGATTCGCAGAAGACGGTAAGCGGTGATGACTCTCGATTTCGCAACCTTGACATTACGATCACCGATATTTTCGGGCTCGACTACCAGCCGTTTTCCTTTCCTAACGATACGGGCGGCGCAGTCCTGGCCATCGGGCTGGATACCGATTCCCTGAGCGCCAATCCCGATGGTCTGATCATGGTCGATCGCTACCGGTACGTTCCGGTTTGGCTGTACCTGTATTATCCGGAGAAACGGGGGTATCGACGTTTCAGCCGCTCCTTTCGATTTACCGAGGTTGACAGCTACGTATTCCCGGACTCGATTTGGGAAGTTGGCGCCAGGCAGGGTGTGTTCAGCCTGGAACACTACCGGTTGGAGACGGGAGTAACCACTATAGAGATCCTGCCCTGAGGCGCCCGGGATCAGCTTGCCCCATGCGGGGGCGGCCTTGCGGTCAATGGGGTTGCCAACGGGGTTGCCAACGGAGCGGTGAAATGGTACCTTTCACGCTATGGCTACGAAGTTGACAGAGACGGACAGGCTCGCCGCCGAAATAGGGTGTTACCCCGACCGCATCCCCGCCCACGTGGCGATAATAATGGACGGCAACGGCCGGTGGGCGGCTCTGCGCAACAAGCCGCGGACTTTCGGCCACGAAATGGGCGTCAGGGCGGTCAAGGAAGTTGTTCGTGCTTCCTCCCAGATCGGCGTCAAGTTCCTCACCCTGTATACTTTCTCCGTCGAGAACTGGAAACGACCCAAGGATGAAGTGGCGGCCCTGATGAAACTGCTCTGTCAGACGACGGTCAGTGAACTCCAGGAGTTGCTCGATAACGACGTCAAGCTCATCACGACTGGTCGCATCAACGGCCTGTCCCAGGACGAGCGCGACATAATCCAGGAGGCGGTCAGGGAAACCAGCCACAACGGCGGCCTCGTGCTCAACCTTGCGCTCAATTACGGCGGGCGTACTGAGATTCTCGATGCCGTGCGGGCCATTGCATACGGCGTCAAGGCCGGTGCGGTTGATCCCCAGACGATTGACGAAGGGCTCTTCTCCAGTTTTCTCTATACCGCCGAGTTGCCCGATCCGGACCTGCTTATTCGTACTTCGGGAGAACTCCGTATCTCCAATTTCCTTCTCTGGCAGACCAGCTATACGGAATTGCATATCATTGATACCCTGTGGCCTGACTTTGGCAGGAAAGAGCTGTTCGAGGCTATTCGCGACTACCAGAGGCGGGAGCGGCGCTTTGGTACCGTGACGGAGGACGGAACTGTACCCGGAGCCGGTTCATGAGCAGGAACCTCGCTGTTCGCATCAGCGTTGCCCTTATTGCCATACCCATCATTCTGTGGTTCGCCTACCGTGGCCAGTGGTGGCTCTTCGGTATGGTGGCGCTCCTGGCCGCCGTGGCGATACTTGAGTTCCTGATACGCGAGGGGCAGAAACCGGGCGGCCTCCTTTTCTGGGTCGTTGTGCTCACCATGGCCGCCCTGTTCTACGCACTGGCGAGCGGCTCCTTGCCGGGCGGCTGGGACGTGCGGCCGTTTGCGTCGTCCGCGCCGCTGATATTTCTGGCCTTCTTTATAATGTCGGGCGTGCTCATATCAGTGGGCAGGGATGCGCCCGACCTGTTGTTCCGGCGCTATACGCGGCTGGTCTGGGGTGTCCTCTACGTGGGAGCGCTGTACCCGTTTGTCTTCCTGCTGGGTCAGACCGTCCGGCTGCCGTACGCGGATTCCTTTACCGGGGGTGATTGCCTGTTGTTCTTGTTCGGCCTGCTGTGGGTTGGTGATACGGCCGCCATGGCGGTCGGCTCGTGGTTTGGCCGACGTCGCCTGGCCCCGGGCGTGTCCCCGAACAAAACGATCGAGGGCTTTGTGGGCGGGCTGGCGGGGGCGCTGGCTATAGGCGTCATCATGGTCTTCTGGAAGTTCAGGGCCGTGGCATGGTACCATGTGCTTGTCGTGGCCGGCGGATGTTCGGTCCTGGGGCAACTGGGTGATCTCGTGGAGTCGGCCTGGAAACGTTCTCTCGGCATAAAGGATTCCTCTGCAATTATCCCCGGACATGGCGGCGTGCTGGACCGCTTCGATTCACTGTTGTTTGCCGCGCCGTTCATGTACTTCTACCTGAGAGCGTTCATCACGGGATGAAAATTCTCGACTGGTTCTTTGCCGCCCGCCCGCTGCTGCACGTGCCGGTCTGGTCGGTCTTTCTCGTCGGCCTGCACTATCACCATCAACTCTCCGGCGGCACGTTCCAACCCGTCGATCTGCTGCTGATGGTGTCCCTGAGTCTTCTCTTTGCGGCCGCGTTCTACGTTAACCAGGTCTTTGACCGGGAATCCGATCGGATCAACCGAAAGGGAGGCTTCCTGGAGAGCGGGCTGATTTCCGAGCGCGCCATGATGGCCTCGTATCCGCTTTTGTCGATCCTGGCGCTGGCCTCGACCCTGCTTCTCTCAGCGGTGACGCTGGTCATCTTCCTGCAGATCGTCGTACTTGCCCTCATATACTCCGCGCCGCCGGTAAGGCTGAAAGACAGGCCCGCGGGCGGCCTTTTTGCCAATGCCTACGCCCACGGATTTCTCGTGTCGCTGGCGGTCATGCCGGAGATGACGATGCACAACGCCGGCCTGCTCGGATGGGATAACCCGTTCTATTTTGCTCTTGCCGTCGGCGCCGTCTACATCCTCACGACCATTCCCGACGAGAAGGGTGACCGGCTGACCGGCAAACGGACCCTGGCCGTGATTTTCGGACGCACCGGCAGCCTCGTTGCGTCGTTGGTGCTGATGCTCGCCTCGGCATACGTTGCGCGGGAATCGGGTTTCTTTCTGCTCTTCAGCCTCTCGGCATTTGCGGCAGTGACAATTGTCGCGGCGCTGGTGTGGCGCACGCTGGCGGCGGTACGGCTGGCGGCCAAGCTCCCCCTGCTGCTGCTGACGGCTCTGGCCGGGTTCTGGTATCCCGGATACTTCGTGTTTATAGTTGCCCTGCTTGTCGGCACGCGGATATATTACAAAAAGCGGTTCGGTGTCGTATATCCGAAGGTGGCCTGAGGCGGCGCATGCGTGCAGGAATTGTCGGACTGTTGCTGGTGATTGTCGGCTGTACCCCCTTCCCCCGGTACGCCAAACACGCCTCGGTGACGCCGCGTGAGACGATCCCCTTTCGAGAATCGTATACGACCAACGACTACATCCGTCTCGGTCTCATCCTCCAGCGGTACCTCGGGAAACCCTACGTCGGAAAGTCGCGATATGAGGAGGGTCTGGACTGTTCGATGTTCGTCCGTGACGTCTTCCGCGAATTCAACAAAACCGATCTGCCGCGGACGGTCGAGGAGCAGTACGCCCAGGGCACGGAGGTGCCGCACAGCCGCATTACGTTCGGAGACCTGGTGTTCTTCCGCACCGAGCGGGGGCGGATATCACACGTCGGCGTGTACGTCGGCCACAACGACTTCATTCACGTGTCCAGCTCGAACGGCGTGATCATCAGCGGTCTCAGCGAGCAATACTGGGCGGAACGTTATGCCGGGGCGAAACGTATACTCAGCGATTCGCGACCGTGAACCGGCCGTCGGCTTTTCCGGTTACAGAGGACATGAGCAGATCCGAAAGCGAACTGAAACTCAAACTGAAAAACCTGCCCGCCCAACCCGGGATCTACCTGTTCAAGAACGCCCAGGGCAAGGTAATCTACATCGGAAAAGCAAAAAACCTGCGCAACCGGGTGCGCACGTACTTTCAGGCGTCCCGTCGGCTCGACGCCAAGACTGAGCGCCTGGTCTCCCAGGTGACGGATTTCGACCTGCTGGTGACAGACAACGAGATCGAGTCGCTTATTCTCGAAGCCAATCTCGTTCACGAGAACAAACCGCGCTACAATGTCGCTCTCAGGGACGACAAGCACTTCCCGTATATCAAGATTACCAGGGGACCCTTCCCGCGCGTGCTTATCGTCAGGCGGCTGCAAAAGGACGGCGCCACCTATTTCGGGCCGTACACGGCGGCCGGAAGTATGCGCAAGACCTACGAGCTTCTGACCCGCCTGTTCAAAATCCGAACCTGCAACCTCGTCCTGCCGCCGCCTGAAGGGAAGACGTACAAGGTGTGCCTCGACTACCATATCAACCGGTGCGGCGGGCCGTGTGTGAACCTGCAGTCGCAACAGGAGTACGGCGAACTGGTGAAGTCGGTGTCGATGGCGCTCTCCGGGCACACCAGGGAGCTTGTCAGCCGTCTGACGGAACGGATGCAGGCGGCCTCGGAAGAGCAGCAGTACGAGGAAGCCAGGGAACTGCGAGACCAGATTGACGCCATCGGATCAGTCATGGCATCTCAGCACGCCGACATCGGCGAGATACTGGATCGCGATATCATCGCCGTGGCTCGCCAGGACCGGATAGCCGTGGCCGTCGTGATGCAGATTCGCGAGGGGGTGCTGATCGGCAGGCAGGACTTCCAGCTGTCGGCCGAGAGCGAGGACAGCGACGAGACCATTCTCGAGAGCTTTTTCACGCAGTACTACAACCACCAGCCGAACCTGCCTGACGATATCTGCATTCCCCGCGAGTTGGCTTCGGCCGGGCTGATGCAGCGGTGGCTGGCAAAGTTGAAGGGGTCGAAGGTGAAGATCTTCACTCCCAAAATCGGCGCCAAGCAGAGGCTTGTCGATCTCGCCGCTGCCAACGCCCGCTTGCTTCTCGATGAACTGCTGATTCAGAAGCGCGCCTTGAACGAACGCACGAGCAAGATGGTTTCGACCCTGCAGGATGAGCTGGCTCTGACGTTTGCCCCACGGACCATGGTGTGCTTTGACATCTCCAACACCGGCGAAACGGATGCCGTGGGTTCCTGCGTGTTCTTTGAAAACGGCCGACCGAAGAAAAGCCGGTACCGGCATTTCAGGATCAAGGGTGTCGCGGGTCAGGACGATTTCAGCATGATGCGGGAAGTCATCGGTCGATATTTCCATCGCCTCAATGAAGAGAACATCGAGCCGCCCAGCCTGACAGTCGTTGACGGCGGCAAGGGGCAACTCTCCGCGGCGCTGGCCGAGCTTAAGTCGCTGGGCATGGCCAACCAGCCCGTCATCGCCCTGGCCAAGCGGCTCGAGGAGATATACCTGCCCGGTCGGTCGCAGCCCGTCACGGTCGCCAGGAGTTCCCCCGCGCTGATGCTTCTCAAGCGCATTCGCGATGAGGCCCACCGCTTTGCGATCACGTACAACCGCAAGGTGCGGCAGAAGCGCACGATCAAATCGGCCCTTGACGACATCCCGGGGATAGGCCGGGCTCGTCGGCAGGCTTTGCTGACGAAATTCGGATCCGTTGAAAGGATAAGAAAAGCTTCCATCGAAGACCTCACCGAACTTCGGGGTATCACCGAAAAACTCGCCCGGGAGATTCTCAGGGGCGTGGCCCGGTAACAGACGGGCGGCCGGTCGCGACCGCGCTGTGCTCGGACGTCGGGTACTCCGGATGTTGACTTTCTGTCCTCACGTTCAGACGACGCCGCGCCCGCCAATTAACCGTTGCCGAGAACCGCTGCGTTTGCCTATACTCCATTATGCTTGAGTCTCCGCAGGCCTATACCGTGACCGCCGTTACCCGGATGATCAAGAACAGCGTGGAAGAACAGTTCGCTGATATCTGGGTCGAAGGTGAGATTTCCAACTATCACCTGCACACCTCCGGCCACCGGTATATCAGCCTGAAGGATGAGAACGCCGTTCTCCGCGCTGTAATGTGGCGATCATACGGCGGGTACTTGAAGTTCGAACCCGAGGACGGCCAGAAGGTCCTCGCCTTTGGCAGCGTTACCGTCTATGAAAAGGGTGGCCAGTACCAGCTTGTCTGCCGCAAGCTTGTGCCGGTAGGCATCGGCCCGCTCGAGTTGGCCTTTCGGCAGTTGTACGACAAGCTCTCCCGGCAGGGTTTTTTCGACGAGGACAGAAAAAAGGAGATTCCGGAGTATCCGCAGAGAATCGGCATCGTCACCTCGCCGACCGGGGCGGCCATCCGCGACATCATCCAGATTGCCCGGCGTCGTAACAGTTCTGTCCAGCTTGTAATCTTTCCCGCGCAGGTCCAGGGGGAGGGCGCCGAGGAGACTATCGCGGCCGGTATCCGGTATTTCAACACGCGTGATGATATCGACGTTATCATCACCGGTCGCGGCGGCGGCTCGCTCGAAGATTTGTGGCCCTTCAACACCGAGACGGTCGTGCGTGCCATCGTCGACTCGATAATTCCGGTGGTATCGGCGGTGGGCCACGAGATTGACACTACCCTGTCGGATCTGGCCGCGGATCTTCGCGCCCCCACGCCGTCAGCGGCCGCCGAACTGGTGGTGTGGTCGCAGCGCGATTTCAGGCAGCAGGTGCGGTTGCTGGTGTCGGCTCAGGCACAGCATCTCAATTCGCTGGTGCGGCAGGCGCGGCAGGGCCTTCGATCCGCTCTCCGACGGCCCGTCTTCATTCGTCCGTCGGACATGATAGATCAGCGCCGCCAGTATCTTGACAACCTGTTTCGATTGCTCGTGGCGGCCGGAAAAAACCGCTTTGAGCAATCGAAAAGCAGGTTATCTTTACTGGCGGTCCGACTCGATGCTCTTTCACCGTTGAACATCCTGGCGCGGGGGTACTCGGTGACTCGAACACCCGATGATGGTGCCGTGATCAAGTCGAGCCGGGAACTTACGGCCGGGCAGAGGGTTGAGACGATACTGGCCCAGGGCCGTTTCATCTCCAGGGTAGAGGAACAGGATAGAGGAAAGCGCTGAAGCGTATGCCGGCAAAAAAGAAGTTCGAGGACTACGAATCGGCCCTGGCTCGATTGGAGGAGATCACCGAGACTCTCGAATCCGGCCAGGCGAAACTGGAAGAAGCAATCACGCTATATAATGAAGGACTGGAAATTGCCAGGTTCTGTGATCAAAAACTCGTCCAGGCAGAGAAGAAAATAAAGGTCATTTCCGATAAAGACGGACTGTTCGCCGAGGAGGACCTGGACGAGGAGAAGGAGACGCGGTGAAGTCCGTGGAGGCTGTCGACGGCCGGCTGTACCTTCAGAAGGCACGAAAGCTCGTTGACGAGTTGATTGAAAAGTACCTCCCGCCCGGCGATTCGGAACCGAAAGCCCTGCATGAAGCGATGCGGTACTCGGTGATGGCCGGTGGCAAGCGTATCCGCCCCATACTGTCGCTGGCCGCCTACGAATACTGCAACGGCGACCCCGACGCGGCCCCGGCGACGATCTATCCGGCGATGGCGGCTCTCGAGATGGTTCACACGTATTCGTTGATACACGATGACCTGCCGTGTATGGACGATGATGACCTGCGGCGGGGGAGGCCGACCTGCCACAGGAAATTCGGTGAGGCACTGGCCGTCCTGGCCGGTGATGCGCTGCACGTGGTCGCCTTTCGGCTGATGGCCCGCACCGGCTGCAACGAGGCCGTCATTGAGCTGGCCGATGCCGTGGGCACGTCCGGAATGCTGGGAGGTCAGGTTGCGGATATCGAAGCCGAGGGACGACCGGCCTCGCGTGATGAAGTGATCAGGATCCACACCCGTAAGACCGGTGCGCTTATGCGCGGAGCGGTGAGGATCGGGGCCTTGCTGGCCGGCGCCGAGCCTGCCACGCTGGCGCGGCTGACCGCTTATGGCGAAAAGATCGGACTGGCCTTTCAGATCATAGATGATATCCTGGATATCGAAGGAGATCGGGAAATTCTCGGAAAACAAGTCGGTTCCGATAGTAAAAAGCGTAAGGCTACTTACCCGGGAGCGGTCGGGCTCGAGACAGCCCGCCGGGAGGCGGCGGCGCTCGTGGACGCTGCCCTTGAAGCACTTAATGACCACGAGGACAACATTCTGAAGTATATTGCCCGCTTTATTGGGCAGAGGGAAAGCTGAACGGTTCAGCAGCGCGGTCCCATGGCGCATCTGGATAAGATCAACAACCCGCAGGACACGAAGAAACTCTCGATTGAACAGTTGGTCGAGCTGGCCGATGAGGTCAGGAACGAGATTATCTCGGTGGTTTCTCAGACCGGCGGGCATCTGGCCTCCAACCTGGGCACGGTCGAGTTGACGCTTGCCCTGTACTACGTTTTCGATTTGCCCCGCGACCGCGTGATCTGGGACGTCAGCCACCAGACCTATACGCACAAGCTGCTGACCGGCCGCCGCGACCGGTTCGGCACTCTTCGCAAGTATCACGGTCTGTCCGGCTATTGCAGCCGGGCCGAATCACAATACGATCACTTCGGCGCCGGCCATGCCTCAACGTCCATTTCTTCAGCCCTGGGATTCGCCGCGGCCAGAGACTTGCGGGGAGATGACCACAAGGTGATTGCGGTGATCGGCGATGGTGCCATGACCGGCGGACTGGCTTTCGAAGGTCTGAACAACGCCGGATCGCTCCGGAAGGACCTGCTTGTGGTCCTGAACGATAACACCTGGTCAATCTCAAAAAACGTCGGCTCCATCTCCAAGTATCTTACGGGCATAATGGCCGACGAGAAGTTCAACAAGCTTCGGCGCGAGGTATGGGAGTTGACCGGACGGTTCAAGCGACGGGACAAAATCCGCCAGACTATTCATCGGATCGAAGAGTCGATTAAGGGATTCCTGGTCCCCGGTATGCTCTTTGAGAAACTGGGCTTCCGGTACTTCGGCCCCATCGATGGCCACGACCTTCCACAACTGGTCAAGACGCTCAAGGACATCAAGAACATTACCGGTCCCATCATGCTTCACGTGGCCACCACCAAGGGCAAGGGGTTCTGCCCGGCCGAAGAGAATGCATACAAGTTTCACGGCATCGGCAAGTTTGACAAGGTTACGGGCCGGGCCGCGACAGCATCCGGCGCCCTCCCCGTTTACACCGATGTGTTTGGCGAGACTATGGTTGAGCTTGCGGCCGAGAACGAAAAAGTCGTGGCCGTCACGGCGGCAATGTCGTCCGGGACCGGTCTCGATGAGTTTGCCGAACAGTACCCCGACCGGTTTTTCGACGTCGGAATCGCCGAGGGACACGCGGCCTGTTTCGCCGCCGGGCTGGCGGCCGACGGGATGCGCCCGTACCTGGCGGTCTATTCGACGTTCATGCAGCGCGCCTACGATCAGGTTAT includes:
- the xseA gene encoding exodeoxyribonuclease VII large subunit, with amino-acid sequence MLESPQAYTVTAVTRMIKNSVEEQFADIWVEGEISNYHLHTSGHRYISLKDENAVLRAVMWRSYGGYLKFEPEDGQKVLAFGSVTVYEKGGQYQLVCRKLVPVGIGPLELAFRQLYDKLSRQGFFDEDRKKEIPEYPQRIGIVTSPTGAAIRDIIQIARRRNSSVQLVIFPAQVQGEGAEETIAAGIRYFNTRDDIDVIITGRGGGSLEDLWPFNTETVVRAIVDSIIPVVSAVGHEIDTTLSDLAADLRAPTPSAAAELVVWSQRDFRQQVRLLVSAQAQHLNSLVRQARQGLRSALRRPVFIRPSDMIDQRRQYLDNLFRLLVAAGKNRFEQSKSRLSLLAVRLDALSPLNILARGYSVTRTPDDGAVIKSSRELTAGQRVETILAQGRFISRVEEQDRGKR
- the xseB gene encoding exodeoxyribonuclease VII small subunit; protein product: MPAKKKFEDYESALARLEEITETLESGQAKLEEAITLYNEGLEIARFCDQKLVQAEKKIKVISDKDGLFAEEDLDEEKETR
- a CDS encoding farnesyl diphosphate synthase yields the protein MKSVEAVDGRLYLQKARKLVDELIEKYLPPGDSEPKALHEAMRYSVMAGGKRIRPILSLAAYEYCNGDPDAAPATIYPAMAALEMVHTYSLIHDDLPCMDDDDLRRGRPTCHRKFGEALAVLAGDALHVVAFRLMARTGCNEAVIELADAVGTSGMLGGQVADIEAEGRPASRDEVIRIHTRKTGALMRGAVRIGALLAGAEPATLARLTAYGEKIGLAFQIIDDILDIEGDREILGKQVGSDSKKRKATYPGAVGLETARREAAALVDAALEALNDHEDNILKYIARFIGQRES
- the dxs gene encoding 1-deoxy-D-xylulose-5-phosphate synthase, which codes for MAHLDKINNPQDTKKLSIEQLVELADEVRNEIISVVSQTGGHLASNLGTVELTLALYYVFDLPRDRVIWDVSHQTYTHKLLTGRRDRFGTLRKYHGLSGYCSRAESQYDHFGAGHASTSISSALGFAAARDLRGDDHKVIAVIGDGAMTGGLAFEGLNNAGSLRKDLLVVLNDNTWSISKNVGSISKYLTGIMADEKFNKLRREVWELTGRFKRRDKIRQTIHRIEESIKGFLVPGMLFEKLGFRYFGPIDGHDLPQLVKTLKDIKNITGPIMLHVATTKGKGFCPAEENAYKFHGIGKFDKVTGRAATASGALPVYTDVFGETMVELAAENEKVVAVTAAMSSGTGLDEFAEQYPDRFFDVGIAEGHAACFAAGLAADGMRPYLAVYSTFMQRAYDQVIHDMAIQKLPVVICMDRAGLVGNDGPTHHGVFDLAYLSTVPNVTVAVPKDGDELRSILHYAARHTGGGIIAVRYPRDKVPSPVSEEIKPIQWGTWEWLTDPGDVAVLALGSMVGPALQAAELLRARDLRVAVVNARFVKPFDREALERIRQDSRAIVTVEEGQVRGGFGQAVAGSLLSEGYAGKFRALGLADAFVAHGGRKELLHDAGLDAEGLVASIEQVLASDEKSEHAAGKLSFLSGVRLRKKTRPAGISVTGGDPE